One genomic window of Polyangium aurulentum includes the following:
- the rplU gene encoding 50S ribosomal protein L21: MYAVIKTGGKQYRVSEGQVLRVEKLNGNAGDTVTFSEVLLVGGESTKVGQPLVQGAQVSAQITAQDRGKKIVIFKFRRRKNYRRKTGHRQPYTELKITGISA; encoded by the coding sequence ATGTACGCGGTCATCAAGACGGGCGGCAAGCAGTACCGGGTCTCCGAAGGACAGGTTCTGCGCGTCGAGAAGCTGAACGGGAACGCTGGCGATACGGTCACCTTTAGCGAGGTCCTCCTCGTCGGCGGCGAGTCGACGAAGGTGGGTCAGCCGCTCGTCCAGGGAGCGCAGGTCTCGGCGCAGATCACGGCGCAGGATCGCGGCAAGAAGATCGTGATCTTCAAGTTCCGGCGCCGGAAGAACTACCGTCGCAAGACGGGCCATCGGCAGCCGTACACCGAGCTCAAGATCACTGGCATCAGCGCCTAA
- the rpmA gene encoding 50S ribosomal protein L27 → MAHKKGGGSSRNGRDSNSQKRGVKVYAGTTVPAGSILVRQVGSTIHAGNNVGTGRDFTLFALVDGIVKYEWKSNTKKKVSVYPS, encoded by the coding sequence ATGGCTCACAAAAAAGGCGGCGGCTCATCCCGCAACGGCCGCGATTCCAATTCGCAAAAGCGCGGGGTGAAGGTCTACGCGGGGACCACGGTCCCGGCGGGCAGCATCCTGGTTCGTCAGGTCGGTTCGACCATCCATGCCGGCAACAACGTCGGCACCGGCAGGGACTTCACGCTGTTCGCCCTCGTGGACGGCATCGTGAAGTACGAGTGGAAGTCGAACACGAAGAAGAAGGTCTCGGTTTACCCGTCGTGA
- a CDS encoding HAD hydrolase family protein, with the protein MKYKLLALDLDGTLLRRDGTLHERDRWAIARLQSAGVRVTIATGRLYSGSRAAAEAARIEGPIACVDGSHIVDARDHSEISHVGLVGEHALALRRVLERHATASFMFAHDSIVHDEAGEPFSGYVRTWSPNISVVDRVTSHPYWEHERGILAVVGIGSEAHVKAAAEELQSELADAAFVIRFAVHRTGDMHAMVVRANGPTKGTAVAWLAEHYGCTPADVVAVGDWLNDVPMFKVAGRSFAMVRAPEAVKQAATDLLDADGAEEAGVAQAIERAWGTL; encoded by the coding sequence GTGAAGTACAAGCTCCTCGCGCTGGATCTCGACGGAACGCTCTTGCGTCGTGACGGCACCCTTCACGAGCGGGATCGCTGGGCGATCGCGCGGCTTCAGTCGGCGGGCGTGCGCGTCACGATCGCGACAGGGCGCCTCTACTCGGGCTCGCGTGCGGCTGCAGAGGCGGCGCGCATCGAGGGGCCCATCGCGTGCGTCGACGGCAGCCACATCGTCGATGCGCGCGACCACAGCGAGATATCTCATGTGGGGCTCGTCGGCGAGCACGCGCTCGCGTTGCGCCGCGTGCTCGAGCGACACGCGACCGCGAGCTTCATGTTCGCGCACGACAGCATCGTGCACGACGAGGCCGGAGAGCCGTTCAGCGGCTACGTGCGCACCTGGTCACCGAACATCAGCGTGGTCGATCGCGTGACGAGCCACCCGTACTGGGAGCACGAGCGCGGCATCCTCGCCGTCGTGGGGATCGGATCCGAGGCGCACGTGAAGGCGGCCGCGGAGGAGCTGCAGAGCGAGCTCGCAGATGCGGCGTTCGTCATTCGCTTCGCGGTGCACCGCACGGGCGACATGCACGCGATGGTGGTGCGCGCGAACGGGCCCACGAAGGGCACCGCGGTCGCGTGGCTCGCCGAGCACTACGGATGCACGCCTGCAGATGTCGTCGCGGTCGGCGACTGGCTGAACGACGTGCCCATGTTCAAGGTGGCCGGACGATCGTTCGCGATGGTGCGCGCGCCCGAGGCCGTGAAGCAGGCCGCGACCGATCTGCTCGACGCGGACGGCGCCGAGGAAGCCGGCGTCGCGCAGGCCATCGAGCGCGCCTGGGGCACGCTCTAA
- a CDS encoding response regulator, whose translation MRTWRSRPPVVLVVDDDPDILKLLGMVLAAEGCEVREALAPAEALSKLERVDVVVVDQRMPTMSGTEFIAEARARGYTCRFLVISGQRKAREEAAQAGADAFLAKPLGARELMVEVERLFYLVHPPAGPPSNGCMPFANPPSSNGKRC comes from the coding sequence GTGCGGACCTGGAGATCGCGCCCGCCGGTGGTGCTCGTCGTCGACGACGATCCGGACATCCTCAAGCTCCTGGGGATGGTCCTGGCGGCGGAGGGATGCGAGGTCCGCGAGGCGCTCGCGCCGGCCGAGGCGCTGAGCAAGCTCGAGCGGGTCGACGTCGTCGTGGTCGATCAGCGCATGCCCACGATGAGCGGGACCGAGTTCATCGCGGAGGCGCGGGCGCGGGGCTACACGTGCCGCTTCCTGGTCATCTCGGGGCAGCGCAAGGCCCGCGAGGAGGCCGCGCAGGCAGGGGCCGACGCCTTCCTCGCCAAGCCCCTCGGCGCCCGCGAGTTGATGGTCGAGGTCGAGCGCCTGTTCTACCTCGTGCACCCGCCCGCCGGCCCGCCCTCGAACGGCTGCATGCCCTTCGCGAACCCACCGTCTTCGAACGGAAAGCGCTGTTAG
- a CDS encoding tetratricopeptide repeat protein, which yields MATTNGGQQGATAAGLQISGGAAIMAPVSAFPNGVPGNALIVIPLSKVDDELKPLLDQGPTVVTPEQMWKLLGFNGPAVQVQDDQGRPIAIGLEDLLAGLDKHWQEQPDDLNRARIYAQELLKYNRLQRAEQVLSKVVAKGGTGEDWLYLGIAQLSQEKLDKAEGTLKGAQNLLKDNPTPSLHLAKVYQLKKDEAKEREFVEKAIEINVGFIDAWAYLFQYLKGRDGEDAAIAEIEKLAAEKKSAAPYIALQGFYANDDATRDRAIAYAKKGVETAPDDTIALLCLSALYGQKGDLEAVIRLLQPHEAKMSRDVRIANNYFEALFQSRQIEKVTKLLNALAGAPSKEVKQFAIERSRLVAQFLQQQQQQLAAATQQRKA from the coding sequence ATGGCGACGACCAACGGCGGACAGCAGGGTGCGACGGCAGCAGGGCTTCAGATCTCGGGGGGCGCGGCGATCATGGCGCCGGTGAGCGCATTCCCGAACGGCGTGCCGGGCAATGCCCTCATCGTCATCCCGCTCTCGAAGGTCGACGACGAGCTGAAGCCGCTGCTCGACCAGGGCCCCACGGTGGTGACGCCCGAGCAGATGTGGAAGCTGCTCGGCTTCAACGGCCCCGCGGTCCAGGTGCAGGACGACCAGGGCCGCCCCATCGCGATCGGCCTCGAGGACCTGCTCGCCGGTCTCGACAAGCACTGGCAGGAGCAGCCCGACGACCTCAACCGCGCGCGCATCTACGCGCAGGAGCTGCTCAAGTACAACCGCCTGCAGCGCGCCGAGCAGGTGCTCTCCAAGGTCGTCGCCAAGGGCGGCACGGGCGAGGACTGGCTCTACCTCGGCATCGCGCAGCTCTCGCAGGAGAAGCTCGACAAGGCCGAGGGCACGCTGAAGGGCGCGCAGAACCTGCTGAAGGACAACCCCACGCCCTCGCTGCACCTCGCCAAGGTCTACCAGCTCAAGAAGGACGAGGCGAAGGAGCGCGAGTTCGTCGAGAAGGCCATCGAGATCAACGTCGGCTTCATCGACGCGTGGGCCTACCTCTTCCAGTACCTGAAGGGCCGCGACGGCGAGGACGCCGCGATCGCCGAGATCGAGAAGCTCGCCGCCGAGAAGAAGTCGGCCGCGCCGTACATCGCGCTGCAGGGCTTCTACGCGAACGACGACGCCACGCGCGACCGCGCCATCGCCTACGCCAAGAAGGGCGTCGAGACCGCTCCCGACGACACCATCGCGCTGCTCTGCCTCTCGGCGCTCTACGGCCAGAAGGGCGACCTCGAGGCCGTCATCCGGCTGCTCCAGCCGCACGAGGCGAAGATGAGCCGCGACGTTCGCATCGCGAACAACTACTTCGAGGCCCTCTTCCAGTCGCGCCAGATCGAGAAGGTCACCAAGCTGCTCAACGCCCTCGCCGGCGCGCCCAGCAAAGAGGTCAAGCAGTTCGCGATCGAGCGCTCGCGCCTCGTCGCGCAGTTCCTCCAGCAGCAGCAGCAGCAGCTCGCCGCGGCCACGCAGCAGCGCAAGGCCTGA